One region of Flavobacterium sp. KACC 22763 genomic DNA includes:
- the rpmI gene encoding 50S ribosomal protein L35: protein MPKMKTKSSAKKRFKVTGSGKIKRKHAFKSHILTKKSKKRKLALTHSALVHQTDMRSIKQQLRII from the coding sequence ATGCCTAAAATGAAAACAAAATCTAGCGCTAAGAAACGTTTTAAAGTTACTGGCTCTGGAAAGATTAAAAGAAAGCATGCTTTTAAAAGTCACATCTTGACTAAAAAATCTAAAAAACGTAAATTAGCTTTGACACATTCAGCGCTAGTTCACCAAACAGATATGAGAAGCATTAAACAACAATTAAGAATTATCTAA